A single Symbiobacterium thermophilum IAM 14863 DNA region contains:
- the scpB gene encoding SMC-Scp complex subunit ScpB gives MIWNHGKMILEALLLASPEPLTIKRIAEVIGLDERDAALLMADLQKDYEAPHRGLAIREMAGGYVLTTRPEAAEYVERLLQPKSRGLSHAALETLAIIAYRQPITKAEIENVRGVKVDRALETLLERGLIEDKGRKEAPGRPILYGTTAEFLRYFGLRELSELPPVEIDTSEPGLIVPTRTGGGEAEREVQASLFAGGEEPSAEAADGGAGESTHGEEE, from the coding sequence ATGATCTGGAACCATGGCAAGATGATCCTGGAGGCTTTGCTCCTGGCGTCGCCGGAGCCGCTCACGATCAAGCGCATCGCCGAGGTGATCGGCCTCGACGAGCGGGACGCCGCCCTGCTCATGGCGGACCTGCAGAAGGACTACGAGGCCCCGCACCGGGGGCTGGCGATCCGGGAGATGGCGGGGGGCTACGTGCTGACCACCCGCCCCGAAGCCGCCGAGTACGTGGAGCGGCTGCTGCAGCCCAAATCGCGGGGACTCTCCCACGCCGCCCTGGAGACGCTGGCCATCATCGCGTACCGGCAGCCCATCACCAAGGCCGAGATCGAGAACGTGCGCGGGGTGAAAGTGGACCGGGCCCTGGAGACGCTGCTGGAGCGGGGGCTGATCGAGGACAAGGGGCGCAAGGAGGCGCCGGGCCGGCCGATCCTCTACGGCACCACCGCCGAGTTCCTCCGGTACTTCGGGCTGCGGGAGCTGAGCGAGCTGCCGCCGGTGGAGATCGACACGTCGGAGCCCGGCCTGATCGTGCCCACCCGCACGGGGGGCGGCGAGGCGGAGCGGGAGGTGCAGGCCTCGCTGTTTGCGGGCGGGGAGGAACCGTCCGCCGAAGCGGCGGACGGCGGCGCAGGGGAGTCGACGCACGGGGAGGAGGAGTAG
- a CDS encoding polysaccharide deacetylase family protein codes for MYRSSRAQFVVVRINRWWVAGALALLLAALALPWGGRRPAADNGALRVAQGVTLLGFDFSGMTEREAKALLGELATGYRALPVSARRYESADGIAYTVPELNGYELDVERSWLRLATAPPGTAVEPAVQVQPAETRLADLPLGAIRQGNSEKQAVALLINVDWGTEELTRMLPILKRKDARATFFLSGRWAEQNPNLTRLIAADGHEVATHGHNLTHGPKALARAGRLKDDIAQSVRVIEEITGRKVKYYAPHKAEVDQAVLQTAADLNLQTVLYSLDTVDWNEQYATPARILETFQKAKAGDLILMHPKPNTVQVLEQAIDLLQSRGYRLVTLSEMLSPDPLPPGATGLQPPEEGTGGSR; via the coding sequence ATGTACCGGTCTTCCCGGGCGCAGTTCGTCGTCGTCCGGATCAACCGCTGGTGGGTGGCGGGCGCCCTCGCCCTGCTCCTGGCGGCCCTGGCCCTGCCCTGGGGCGGCAGGCGGCCCGCCGCCGACAACGGGGCGCTGCGGGTCGCCCAGGGCGTTACCCTGCTGGGGTTCGACTTCTCGGGGATGACGGAGCGCGAGGCCAAGGCGCTGCTCGGCGAGCTGGCCACCGGCTACCGGGCGCTGCCCGTATCCGCCCGCCGGTACGAGTCGGCGGACGGCATCGCCTATACCGTTCCTGAGCTCAACGGGTACGAGCTGGACGTGGAGCGTTCCTGGCTGCGGCTGGCCACGGCGCCGCCGGGCACGGCCGTGGAGCCCGCGGTGCAGGTGCAGCCTGCCGAGACGCGCCTTGCCGACCTGCCCCTCGGCGCGATCCGCCAGGGCAACAGCGAGAAGCAGGCCGTCGCCCTGCTGATCAACGTCGACTGGGGCACCGAGGAACTGACGCGCATGCTGCCGATCCTGAAGCGCAAGGACGCCAGGGCCACCTTCTTCCTCTCCGGCCGGTGGGCCGAGCAGAACCCCAACCTGACCCGCCTCATCGCCGCGGACGGCCACGAGGTGGCCACCCACGGCCACAACCTGACCCACGGGCCGAAGGCGCTGGCCCGCGCCGGGCGGCTCAAAGACGACATCGCCCAATCGGTCCGCGTCATCGAGGAGATCACCGGCCGCAAGGTCAAGTACTACGCGCCCCACAAAGCCGAGGTCGACCAGGCGGTCCTGCAGACCGCGGCCGACCTGAACCTGCAGACGGTGCTCTACAGCCTGGACACGGTGGACTGGAACGAACAGTACGCCACGCCCGCGCGCATCCTGGAGACCTTCCAGAAAGCCAAGGCCGGCGACCTCATTCTGATGCACCCCAAGCCCAACACCGTCCAGGTGCTGGAGCAGGCCATCGACTTGCTGCAGAGCCGGGGCTACCGCCTGGTCACGCTGAGCGAGATGCTCTCGCCCGATCCGCTGCCGCCGGGCGCCACCGGGCTACAGCCGCCGGAAGAGGGCACCGGAGGATCCCGGTGA
- the ytfJ gene encoding GerW family sporulation protein, which translates to MADHPIQALMKTAMDSLKSMVDVNTVIGDPVETQDGTVIVPVSRVTFGFAAGGSEFVPAHEREPGHDHPFGGGSGAGVSVSPVGFLVVSKDQVRMLPVDGGQPVHRIIDLAPQLIDKLRAALGGRAQDEPCEPEVSDTTGADGTPKTTLT; encoded by the coding sequence ATGGCCGATCACCCGATTCAAGCCCTCATGAAGACGGCGATGGACAGCCTGAAGAGCATGGTGGACGTGAACACGGTCATCGGTGATCCGGTGGAGACGCAGGACGGAACGGTCATCGTGCCGGTTTCGCGCGTGACCTTCGGCTTTGCGGCGGGCGGGTCCGAGTTCGTTCCGGCCCATGAGAGGGAGCCCGGGCACGACCACCCCTTCGGCGGCGGCAGCGGGGCCGGGGTCTCGGTCAGCCCGGTGGGCTTCCTGGTGGTGAGCAAGGACCAGGTGCGGATGCTGCCGGTGGACGGCGGGCAGCCGGTCCATCGCATCATCGACCTGGCGCCGCAGCTCATCGACAAGCTGCGGGCCGCGTTGGGCGGACGCGCCCAGGACGAGCCCTGCGAGCCCGAGGTCAGCGACACCACCGGGGCCGACGGCACGCCCAAGACCACGCTTACGTAA
- a CDS encoding segregation and condensation protein A translates to MDRSTRPEPYVVHLANFEGPLDLLLHLIRREEMNIYDIPIARITEQYLAAIQDLADLDLDRASEFLVMAATLLRIKSQMLLPKPPRLPADEEGPEEPEEDPREALVRQLVAYSRFKEAAELLREREREMLRVYTRGLFVEEPGGPPPLEGLDLADLVRAFQEVLKEEWNWREVPRAEIPLREKIREIRFRLSRSPGGVRFRDLFARGCSRLEVVVTFLALLELVRRRQVRVVQQALFGEILVLQAEPPQDEAEGGREDG, encoded by the coding sequence GTGGATCGCTCCACCAGGCCTGAGCCGTACGTGGTTCACCTGGCCAACTTCGAGGGCCCCCTCGACCTGCTGCTGCACCTGATCCGCCGGGAAGAGATGAACATCTACGACATCCCCATCGCGCGGATCACCGAGCAGTACCTGGCCGCGATCCAGGACCTGGCGGACCTGGACCTGGACCGGGCCAGCGAGTTCCTGGTGATGGCGGCGACGCTGCTCCGGATCAAGTCGCAGATGCTGCTGCCCAAGCCTCCCCGTCTCCCGGCGGACGAGGAGGGGCCGGAGGAGCCGGAGGAGGATCCGCGCGAGGCGCTGGTGCGGCAACTGGTCGCCTACAGCCGCTTCAAGGAGGCGGCCGAGCTCCTGCGCGAGCGGGAGCGGGAGATGCTCCGGGTCTACACCCGGGGCCTGTTCGTGGAGGAGCCCGGGGGCCCGCCCCCGCTGGAGGGGCTCGACCTCGCGGATCTGGTCAGGGCCTTCCAGGAGGTCTTGAAGGAGGAGTGGAACTGGCGCGAGGTGCCCCGGGCGGAGATCCCGCTCCGGGAGAAGATCCGGGAGATCCGCTTCCGCCTGTCCCGCTCGCCCGGGGGCGTCCGCTTCCGGGACCTGTTCGCCCGGGGGTGCAGCCGCCTGGAGGTGGTGGTCACCTTCCTGGCCCTGTTGGAGCTCGTGCGCCGGCGCCAGGTGAGGGTGGTGCAGCAGGCGCTCTTCGGGGAGATCCTGGTGCTGCAGGCGGAACCGCCGCAGGATGAGGCCGAGGGAGGCCGGGAGGACGGATGA
- a CDS encoding Ku protein, which translates to MDALRAMWKGTISFGLVTIPVKLYAATESKDLRFNLLHEPCQTPVQYRKYCPTCEREVESGEIVKGYEFDRGRYVTLRDEDFESIPLAARRTLEIVAFVRLEEIDPIYFDKTYYLEPGEGGAKAYGLLRHAMEVTGRVAIARVVLRAKESLAALRVFREGVLAMETMHFPDEVRPVAALTGIAQPELRPQEIEMATGLIESLTMPFSPERFENTYREALLELIQAKIAGAPPAEPGPAPEQGRVVDLMEALRASIRAAEAQRAAGGATGGAAGADGTPPAPVARSPEAPARRAIPGLPGDPAASVPGVPAAPVPRAPGVTGAPTPGTPPAAVPGVPATAVPGTPGAPVPTAPGVPSAPAPGTSPTSVPGVQTAPNGAAPPGPFAGSDRAAEVGPDETAPGGP; encoded by the coding sequence GTGGACGCGCTGCGTGCCATGTGGAAGGGGACCATCAGCTTCGGGCTGGTGACGATCCCGGTCAAGCTGTACGCCGCGACGGAGTCGAAGGACCTGCGCTTCAACCTGCTCCACGAGCCCTGCCAGACGCCTGTGCAGTACCGGAAGTACTGCCCGACCTGCGAGCGGGAGGTCGAGAGCGGCGAGATCGTCAAGGGATACGAGTTTGACCGCGGACGCTATGTGACGCTGCGGGACGAGGACTTCGAATCGATCCCGCTCGCGGCCCGGCGGACGCTGGAGATCGTGGCGTTCGTGCGCCTCGAGGAGATCGACCCGATCTACTTCGACAAGACCTACTATCTCGAGCCCGGCGAGGGCGGCGCCAAGGCCTACGGCCTGCTGCGCCACGCGATGGAGGTGACCGGGCGCGTGGCCATCGCGCGGGTAGTCCTGCGCGCAAAGGAGTCGCTGGCAGCCCTGCGCGTCTTCCGGGAGGGCGTGCTCGCCATGGAGACGATGCACTTCCCCGACGAGGTCCGGCCGGTGGCTGCCCTCACCGGCATCGCCCAGCCGGAGTTGCGCCCGCAGGAGATCGAGATGGCCACCGGGCTGATCGAGTCGCTGACGATGCCGTTCTCGCCTGAGCGGTTTGAAAACACGTACCGAGAGGCGCTGCTGGAGTTGATCCAGGCGAAGATCGCCGGGGCGCCTCCGGCCGAGCCCGGGCCGGCCCCGGAGCAGGGTCGGGTGGTCGACCTGATGGAGGCCTTGCGGGCCTCGATCCGTGCGGCGGAGGCGCAGCGCGCCGCGGGCGGGGCGACGGGCGGCGCCGCAGGCGCGGACGGCACCCCGCCAGCTCCAGTGGCCAGGTCACCGGAGGCGCCCGCGCGGCGTGCGATCCCGGGACTGCCTGGCGACCCCGCGGCGTCCGTGCCCGGCGTGCCCGCAGCTCCCGTACCGCGTGCGCCGGGCGTGACCGGGGCGCCCACCCCGGGTACGCCGCCCGCGGCCGTGCCGGGCGTGCCCGCGACGGCCGTGCCCGGCACGCCCGGGGCTCCCGTGCCGACGGCGCCGGGCGTTCCCTCAGCGCCGGCCCCGGGTACGTCGCCCACGTCCGTGCCGGGCGTGCAGACCGCGCCCAACGGGGCTGCCCCGCCCGGCCCGTTCGCTGGGAGCGACCGCGCGGCCGAGGTCGGGCCGGACGAGACGGCGCCCGGAGGGCCGTAG
- the ligD gene encoding non-homologous end-joining DNA ligase, with the protein MARTERRWVRVGGRELAVTNLEKPMWPADGLTKGDLISHYVSVAPYLLPYLRGRPVVLTRYPHGVGGKWFYQKDAPQGLPDWIPTWADRAEDGRVIRYLRIEEPAALAYVANLGAIELHPWLSSCDSPDHPDWAVIDLDPAEGATFADVLVVARLVRQILGEVQVQGFPKLSGATGVHIFCPAAPGTTYAETAAFCEQVGRILLRAYPEKVTLERAVARRGPKVYVDYLQNRRGQTITSVYGLRPLPGAPVSAPVTWEELEGEPPRITMRTLPARLAAVGDLFAPMLQATQDLQAATERLRRYLTGV; encoded by the coding sequence GTGGCCAGAACCGAGAGGCGGTGGGTACGGGTCGGCGGGCGGGAGCTGGCGGTGACCAACCTGGAGAAGCCCATGTGGCCGGCCGACGGGCTGACCAAGGGGGACCTGATCTCCCACTACGTGTCCGTGGCTCCCTACCTGCTGCCGTACCTGCGGGGGCGGCCGGTGGTGCTCACCCGTTACCCCCACGGAGTCGGGGGCAAGTGGTTTTACCAGAAGGACGCCCCGCAGGGGCTCCCGGACTGGATTCCGACCTGGGCGGACCGGGCGGAGGACGGCCGCGTCATCCGCTACCTGCGCATCGAGGAGCCGGCGGCGCTGGCGTACGTGGCCAATCTGGGAGCCATCGAACTTCACCCGTGGCTCTCGTCCTGCGACTCGCCGGACCACCCGGACTGGGCGGTCATCGACCTCGACCCGGCGGAAGGCGCCACCTTCGCAGACGTGCTGGTCGTCGCCCGGCTGGTCCGGCAGATCCTGGGCGAGGTGCAGGTGCAGGGTTTCCCCAAGCTGTCGGGGGCCACCGGCGTCCACATCTTCTGTCCCGCGGCGCCGGGCACGACCTACGCCGAGACGGCCGCGTTCTGCGAGCAGGTGGGCCGGATCCTGCTGCGAGCGTATCCGGAGAAGGTGACGCTCGAGCGCGCGGTCGCACGGCGCGGACCGAAGGTGTACGTGGATTACCTGCAGAACCGGCGCGGGCAGACGATCACCAGTGTGTACGGACTGCGGCCGCTGCCCGGGGCGCCGGTGTCCGCGCCGGTCACGTGGGAGGAGCTGGAGGGCGAGCCGCCGCGGATCACGATGCGCACCCTGCCCGCGCGCCTGGCCGCGGTGGGCGACCTGTTCGCGCCGATGCTGCAGGCCACCCAGGACCTGCAGGCGGCCACGGAGCGGCTCAGGAGGTATCTCACAGGTGTGTGA
- a CDS encoding DUF2953 domain-containing protein, with product MGWLIAVGCLAAAMALLWLAPVQLHLRLAQANLKAEVFVELRVGWLRFARAITLGEKAPRVRARTRRRPGAKKLDVRDLLAASVQGLRYLGRATWCERLRLRVEVGGLDACDSALLAGLGWSLVCNLLAQFGRLVQVNPAGVAVAVVPNFQRPLLRTDLDCILRVPLGKATWAAGMVLRAALRRRALLARIRERQRRKGDRTDGRSPDSSPHEDGDGQPEEHGGREHGHR from the coding sequence ATGGGCTGGCTGATCGCCGTGGGCTGCCTGGCTGCGGCGATGGCGCTCCTGTGGCTGGCGCCTGTGCAGCTGCACCTCCGGCTTGCCCAGGCGAACCTGAAGGCCGAGGTGTTTGTGGAACTGCGGGTGGGTTGGCTGCGCTTTGCGCGCGCGATCACCCTCGGGGAGAAGGCCCCCCGCGTGCGGGCGCGCACCCGGCGGCGGCCGGGTGCGAAAAAGTTGGACGTCCGCGATCTGCTGGCCGCCTCCGTCCAGGGGCTGCGCTATCTGGGCCGGGCCACCTGGTGCGAGCGGCTGAGGCTGCGGGTGGAGGTGGGCGGGCTGGACGCCTGCGACTCGGCGCTGCTGGCGGGGCTGGGGTGGAGCCTCGTCTGCAACCTGCTGGCGCAGTTCGGTCGGCTGGTGCAGGTGAACCCGGCGGGGGTCGCGGTGGCCGTCGTTCCCAACTTTCAGCGCCCGCTCCTGCGCACGGATCTCGACTGCATATTGCGCGTTCCCCTGGGAAAGGCTACATGGGCAGCGGGCATGGTGCTGCGCGCGGCCCTGCGGCGCCGGGCGCTGCTTGCCCGGATCCGGGAGCGTCAGCGGAGGAAAGGGGACAGGACCGATGGCCGATCACCCGATTCAAGCCCTCATGAAGACGGCGATGGACAGCCTGAAGAGCATGGTGGACGTGAACACGGTCATCGGTGA
- a CDS encoding glycosyl hydrolase family 18 protein produces the protein MGLLIGALLLAGTVVAGAPGLPAGALPVPAELQSGRSWVLPDLAGDGWVVLTAEPPAVDEGPVVVAYYAEDWEGDVRALNALRRAGARVDRVVNFALELHADGSVTTRSYPALAAAAAELGVPVYGLVHNMQNGQFSAEIARAVLSDPARRSRAVADMLAIAREHGLAGIDIDIENVPGDLRAGYTALAAEAAAVLKPGGIRLTLSVPAKTWDDTTSNWGGAFDYAALGEIADEIAIMAYDEHTWGLPHGPVASLPWVERVVAYAVTQIPPEKILLGIPAYGYDWIAGTRQVVGGLSTGGAYSLAARHGAEVRWDDEAQVPWFRYVADGAEHIVYFENSRSAAAKLRLVGRYGLGGIAIWRLGLNEDGLWEVVVDHL, from the coding sequence GTGGGGTTGCTGATCGGGGCGCTGCTGCTGGCAGGCACCGTGGTGGCCGGCGCACCCGGACTGCCGGCGGGGGCGCTGCCCGTCCCGGCGGAGCTCCAGTCCGGCCGGTCATGGGTCCTGCCCGACCTGGCCGGCGACGGGTGGGTGGTGTTGACGGCCGAACCGCCGGCGGTGGACGAAGGGCCGGTGGTGGTCGCCTACTACGCGGAGGACTGGGAGGGCGACGTACGCGCGCTGAACGCGCTGCGCAGGGCGGGGGCGCGCGTGGACCGGGTCGTCAACTTCGCCCTGGAGCTGCACGCGGATGGCTCCGTCACGACCCGGTCCTACCCCGCCCTCGCCGCGGCGGCCGCAGAGTTGGGAGTCCCCGTCTACGGTCTGGTCCACAACATGCAGAACGGTCAGTTCAGCGCCGAGATCGCCCGGGCCGTGCTGTCCGATCCTGCGCGCCGGAGCCGCGCGGTGGCCGACATGCTGGCCATCGCCCGGGAGCACGGCCTGGCGGGCATCGACATCGACATCGAGAACGTGCCGGGCGACCTGCGCGCCGGCTACACCGCCCTGGCGGCGGAGGCGGCCGCGGTCCTGAAGCCCGGCGGGATCCGGCTGACGCTGTCGGTGCCGGCCAAGACGTGGGACGACACCACCTCCAACTGGGGCGGCGCCTTTGACTACGCCGCGTTGGGCGAGATCGCCGACGAGATCGCCATCATGGCCTACGACGAACACACCTGGGGCCTGCCCCACGGTCCGGTGGCGTCGCTGCCCTGGGTGGAGCGGGTCGTCGCGTACGCCGTGACCCAGATCCCGCCCGAGAAGATCCTGCTCGGCATCCCGGCCTACGGCTACGACTGGATCGCCGGGACGCGGCAGGTTGTCGGCGGGCTCTCCACCGGCGGTGCGTACAGCCTCGCGGCCAGGCACGGCGCCGAGGTGCGGTGGGACGACGAGGCCCAGGTTCCCTGGTTCCGCTACGTCGCCGACGGCGCGGAGCATATCGTCTACTTCGAGAACAGCCGCTCCGCCGCGGCCAAGCTGCGACTGGTCGGGCGGTACGGTCTCGGCGGGATCGCCATCTGGCGGCTGGGGCTCAATGAAGACGGCCTCTGGGAGGTCGTCGTGGACCATCTGTAG
- a CDS encoding HAD family hydrolase, whose product MGFTGHAFVDWDDTIAENIRYFREVEAQISLLIAGRTGFDRDEVQRRGAELDVAVARQMGLVRESLAVAWLTCYREFAGRAGRPVDPVVEAELRRLCAIPYETRQELLPGAAETLRWLHEAGFEVTIWTAGEDAVQRRKIQESGLTRWIHRQTVVPEKTAERLRDAIGDRDPGHCFVVGNSRHSDIRPALTLGVAAYHVDVETWAYDHLDVDEEDPNYHRLTHIGELPRLLAQRFRLAV is encoded by the coding sequence TTGGGGTTCACGGGGCACGCCTTCGTCGACTGGGATGACACGATCGCCGAGAACATCCGCTACTTCCGGGAGGTCGAGGCGCAGATCAGCCTGCTCATCGCCGGGCGGACCGGGTTTGACCGGGACGAGGTGCAGCGGCGGGGGGCCGAGCTGGACGTGGCCGTCGCCCGGCAGATGGGGCTGGTGCGGGAGTCGCTGGCCGTCGCCTGGCTGACCTGTTACCGGGAGTTCGCCGGGCGGGCGGGGCGTCCCGTCGACCCGGTCGTGGAGGCCGAGCTGCGGCGGCTGTGCGCCATCCCCTACGAGACCCGCCAGGAGCTGCTGCCCGGCGCGGCGGAGACGCTCCGATGGCTCCACGAGGCCGGGTTCGAGGTGACGATCTGGACGGCGGGAGAGGACGCGGTGCAGCGGCGGAAGATCCAGGAGTCGGGGCTGACCCGCTGGATCCACCGGCAGACAGTGGTGCCGGAGAAGACCGCCGAGCGGCTGCGGGACGCCATCGGCGACCGCGATCCCGGCCACTGCTTCGTGGTCGGGAACTCCCGCCACTCGGACATCCGGCCGGCCCTGACGCTGGGGGTCGCCGCCTACCACGTGGATGTGGAGACGTGGGCCTACGACCATCTGGACGTGGACGAGGAGGATCCCAACTACCACCGGCTGACGCACATCGGCGAACTGCCGCGCCTTCTGGCCCAGCGGTTCCGCCTGGCGGTGTGA
- the ltrA gene encoding group II intron reverse transcriptase/maturase yields the protein MEQVVARENMLAALKRVERNGGAPGVDGVPTERLRDQIRAEWERIREELLQGTYRPQPVRRVEIPKPGGGKRMLGIPTVMDRLIQQALLQVLTPIFDPTFSESSYGFRPGRRGHDAVRKARQYVEEGYDWVVDMDLEKFFDRVNHDVLMARVARRVTDKRVLRLIRRYLQAGVMLNGVVVATEEGTPQGGPLSPLLANILLDDLDKELERRGHHFVRYADDCNIYVRSKRAGERVYRSVRHFLQERLRLKVNEEKSAVDRPWKRQFLGFSFYKHRGVRIRLAPKSLKRVKDKLRTLTDRNRSQSMEDRIRCLNAYLRGWVGYYALSDARSAFERLEGWLKRRLRACVWRQWKRVRTRFRELRALGLPEWAVYQLANSRKGPWRMAGGPLNSALGDAYWRAQGLISLTECYEATRQSWRTAGCGPACPVV from the coding sequence ATGGAGCAGGTGGTGGCCAGGGAGAACATGCTGGCCGCCCTGAAACGGGTGGAGCGGAACGGAGGCGCTCCCGGCGTGGACGGTGTCCCCACCGAACGGCTGCGGGACCAGATCCGCGCGGAGTGGGAGCGCATCCGTGAGGAACTGCTCCAGGGGACCTACAGACCGCAGCCAGTCCGCCGGGTCGAAATCCCGAAACCGGGCGGCGGCAAGCGGATGCTGGGGATTCCCACCGTGATGGACCGCCTGATCCAACAGGCACTCCTGCAAGTACTGACGCCGATCTTTGACCCGACATTCTCCGAATCCAGCTACGGCTTTCGGCCGGGGCGGCGGGGTCATGATGCGGTCAGGAAGGCACGTCAGTACGTGGAGGAAGGGTACGACTGGGTCGTGGACATGGACCTGGAGAAGTTCTTCGACCGGGTCAACCACGACGTGCTGATGGCCCGCGTGGCGCGGCGGGTAACGGATAAGCGTGTGCTGCGGCTGATCCGGCGGTACTTACAGGCCGGGGTCATGCTGAACGGGGTAGTCGTGGCGACGGAGGAAGGGACGCCGCAGGGCGGTCCGCTGAGCCCGCTGCTGGCGAACATCCTGCTGGATGACCTCGACAAGGAGTTGGAGCGCCGCGGGCACCACTTCGTCCGGTACGCCGATGACTGCAACATCTACGTCCGCAGCAAGCGGGCGGGAGAACGGGTCTACAGGAGCGTGCGCCACTTCCTGCAGGAGCGGTTACGGCTGAAGGTCAACGAGGAGAAGAGCGCAGTGGACCGGCCGTGGAAGCGGCAGTTCCTCGGGTTTAGCTTCTACAAGCACCGGGGAGTGCGCATCCGGCTGGCCCCGAAGAGCCTGAAGCGCGTGAAGGACAAGCTCCGCACGCTGACGGACCGCAACCGCAGCCAGAGCATGGAGGACCGAATCCGGTGCCTGAATGCCTACTTGCGGGGCTGGGTTGGGTACTATGCGCTCTCCGATGCCAGGTCAGCCTTTGAAAGACTCGAAGGATGGCTGAAGCGTCGGCTGCGAGCATGCGTATGGAGGCAGTGGAAGCGTGTACGCACGCGCTTTCGGGAGTTACGCGCCCTCGGTTTGCCCGAATGGGCAGTCTACCAACTCGCCAACAGCCGCAAAGGCCCGTGGCGGATGGCAGGTGGCCCACTAAACAGCGCCCTGGGCGACGCCTACTGGCGTGCCCAGGGGCTGATAAGCCTGACCGAATGCTATGAAGCGACTCGTCAATCCTGGCGAACCGCCGGATGCGGACCCGCATGTCCGGTGGTGTGA
- a CDS encoding CoxG family protein gives MRVAGQFRFDAPPEIMYRLFSNKDALLNATIGLQSLEEVEPDRWNATLKVGIGGFALVYHGILEVTDRVPNESFHLHIAAETHNGSAEAEADLRFLPDGDGTLVTYEADIEFLGAQKLLPSLAKGLVDYFMHGMREYLEKARARALL, from the coding sequence ATGCGCGTTGCCGGCCAGTTCCGCTTCGATGCGCCACCGGAGATCATGTACAGACTGTTCAGCAACAAGGATGCGCTCCTGAACGCCACCATCGGCCTGCAGTCCCTGGAGGAGGTCGAACCCGACCGCTGGAACGCCACGCTCAAAGTGGGCATCGGCGGCTTCGCCCTCGTCTACCACGGCATCCTGGAAGTCACGGACCGCGTCCCCAACGAGAGCTTCCACCTGCACATCGCGGCCGAAACGCACAACGGCTCCGCCGAGGCAGAGGCCGACCTGCGTTTCCTGCCTGACGGCGACGGCACCCTGGTCACCTACGAAGCCGACATCGAGTTCCTGGGGGCGCAGAAGCTCCTGCCCTCCCTGGCCAAAGGGCTCGTCGACTACTTCATGCACGGCATGCGGGAGTACCTGGAGAAGGCCAGGGCCCGTGCCCTGCTGTGA
- the ligD gene encoding non-homologous end-joining DNA ligase encodes MRLPFPPMLLERAEAPFADDDWVYQVKWDGVRNLTLVEGGRVRHWSRRLRERTALFPEFDGLAAALPGRRAVLDGEIIVLQDGRPSFSAVLERDLAGSTAGAARRRPATLMLFDLLEWDGRELYDVPLAERLALLEAVVPPDEAWQVVSSFPGSDGPALYAAAVARGLEGVVAKRRASRYVPGARSRDWLKVKRRSEMLAVVVGYTNPTGRPGGLLLGAYRDGRLRYIGRVGSGLSGADLAAIRHHLPSGPCPLAEIPRLRERFGGDPGPVVWVEPLLTVRVSFTEWTEEGRLRDPVVVGFSAEPPEAAVIP; translated from the coding sequence GTGCGGCTGCCCTTCCCGCCCATGCTGCTGGAGCGCGCCGAGGCCCCCTTTGCGGACGACGACTGGGTCTATCAGGTGAAGTGGGACGGCGTGCGGAACCTGACGCTGGTGGAGGGCGGTCGGGTGCGCCACTGGAGCCGTCGGCTGCGGGAGCGCACGGCGCTGTTCCCCGAGTTCGACGGCCTGGCCGCGGCCCTCCCCGGGCGGCGGGCCGTGCTGGATGGCGAGATCATCGTGCTGCAGGACGGTCGGCCGAGCTTCTCGGCCGTGCTGGAGCGGGACCTGGCGGGCAGCACGGCGGGGGCGGCCCGAAGGCGGCCGGCCACCTTGATGCTCTTCGATCTGCTGGAGTGGGACGGCCGGGAGTTGTACGACGTGCCCCTGGCCGAGCGGCTGGCGCTGCTGGAGGCGGTGGTTCCGCCCGACGAGGCGTGGCAGGTGGTCTCGTCCTTCCCGGGCAGCGATGGGCCGGCGCTCTACGCGGCCGCCGTGGCCAGGGGGCTGGAGGGGGTCGTGGCCAAGCGGCGTGCCAGCCGGTACGTGCCGGGGGCGCGCAGCCGCGACTGGCTGAAGGTCAAGCGCCGGTCGGAGATGCTGGCCGTGGTGGTGGGCTACACCAACCCGACCGGCCGCCCGGGCGGGCTGCTGCTGGGCGCCTACCGGGACGGGCGGCTCCGCTACATCGGCCGGGTAGGCTCGGGGCTGAGCGGCGCGGACCTGGCCGCGATCCGGCACCACCTGCCGTCCGGCCCGTGCCCCCTCGCGGAGATTCCGAGGCTCCGGGAGCGGTTCGGCGGCGACCCCGGACCGGTGGTGTGGGTGGAGCCCCTCCTCACGGTGCGGGTGAGCTTCACCGAGTGGACCGAGGAGGGGCGGCTGCGGGACCCGGTGGTGGTCGGGTTTTCGGCCGAGCCGCCGGAGGCGGCGGTGATCCCGTAA